A section of the Haloferax sp. Atlit-12N genome encodes:
- a CDS encoding ParA family protein codes for MSRAVSVCLLKGGIGKSTTSINLARELAHRGSDVLLVDLDPNGHTTTGLGFGEEFYSEAHLGDVLLDDAELEPRELILETEFEIDLLPSNDRIEQVESDLGGVMMGSARLKQRVIDPLLGDDYDYVVVDCPAARGKLNDNALYATQNLVLPMRPESGALSGLEKTVKRLITPAREHFDLEILAVVPTDLRDRIDHDRPTRRLVEALVSKPNIASKLPNFAYTDPEVFEAIDNGEWDGDLPKPGIRHRSAIDASIREHMPLRDYDSTCDQLACYDELAQIVEEGEVSR; via the coding sequence ATGTCACGTGCAGTCAGCGTCTGTCTCCTCAAAGGCGGTATCGGCAAGTCGACGACCTCCATCAACCTCGCCCGCGAGCTCGCACACCGAGGAAGCGACGTACTGCTCGTGGACCTCGACCCGAACGGACACACCACGACGGGCCTCGGCTTCGGCGAGGAGTTCTACTCGGAAGCGCACCTCGGCGACGTGCTCCTCGACGACGCCGAGTTGGAGCCGCGAGAGCTCATCTTGGAGACCGAGTTCGAAATCGACCTCCTCCCCTCGAACGACCGCATCGAACAGGTCGAGTCCGACCTCGGCGGCGTGATGATGGGGTCGGCGCGGCTCAAACAGCGCGTCATCGACCCGCTTCTCGGCGACGACTACGACTACGTCGTCGTGGACTGCCCCGCGGCGCGCGGGAAGCTCAACGACAACGCGCTGTACGCCACGCAGAATCTCGTCTTGCCGATGCGACCCGAGTCGGGGGCGCTCTCGGGGCTCGAAAAGACGGTCAAGCGACTCATCACACCCGCACGGGAGCACTTCGACCTCGAAATTCTCGCGGTCGTACCGACCGACCTGCGAGACCGAATCGACCACGACCGCCCGACGAGACGGCTCGTGGAGGCGCTCGTCTCGAAGCCGAACATCGCGTCGAAGCTCCCGAACTTCGCGTACACCGACCCGGAAGTGTTCGAGGCCATCGACAACGGCGAGTGGGACGGCGACCTGCCGAAGCCGGGGATTCGGCACCGCTCGGCCATCGACGCGTCGATTCGAGAGCACATGCCGCTTCGGGACTACGACAGCACCTGCGACCAGTTGGCGTGCTACGACGAACTCGCACAAATCGTCGAAGAAGGCGAGGTGTCCCGATGA
- a CDS encoding FAD-dependent oxidoreductase, protein MSTWTTFPERAGTVVVGAGCVGCSAAYHLAESGREDVVVLDRGPLFETGGSTSHAPGLVFQTAGNKLMTEMASYTRDLYDGFGDFRTCGGIEVAYSEARWDFLKRKREWGQSYGIDEGELLTPEEVEARVPQVNPDVIYGGYYVPSDGKADAVSAAESMAEEAREVGVEFYGHTEVTDIDISDGSIDAVDTEHGRIEADEVLVATNIWGPLFGEMVGTDIPLVPCAHQYLVSDELDELEGAEREIEQPLLRHQDHSLYYRQHGERYGIGSYNHESLLVDPADIYGPDKLDDLGLEYPSLREFTAEHFYENTHPDHDRSAFDAASELIPGFEDCEWTSAINGMFSFTPDGMPILGPDEDTDGLWWALAVWVTQSGGAGDIVASWMEDGTPRLDGSRVNASGAHVSRFQSHTGSREYTYGRGAQQYREVYQLIHPREQPDGQRALRRSPFYDRQADLGAEFYDSDGWEVPQWYESNETLLETYDVPDRPDWLSQNWSKVHGAEHQHLREKVGMVDMTTFTPIEVTGPGALEFLQGLLTNDMDVTPGRMRYSAMLNEDGGVLADLTVARLGDERFVLFTGGGSSATLHSRWVKEHAPDDGSVDVTAHVSSRTGIGVFGPDSRKVLSDLVEADLSNDEFPFYSAQETYLGSIPVTMLRLSYAGELGWEIYTPTEYGSQLWDAIQEAGEEYDIAPVGWAALDSTSMEKGFRLWGTDLTPEHNPYEAGIGFAVDLDTDFVGKAALVEDKNDDSPSGRIVPITLDEEEAVVDAGHPVLADGDLVGYCCRADYGYTIDAGIAYAYLPEEYASSGQDVEIRYEGDAYPATVRSGPLFDPDRDKMIR, encoded by the coding sequence ATGAGCACATGGACTACGTTTCCCGAACGCGCCGGAACGGTCGTTGTCGGGGCCGGCTGTGTCGGTTGTAGCGCGGCGTATCACCTCGCCGAGTCGGGTCGCGAAGACGTCGTCGTCCTCGACCGGGGGCCGCTGTTCGAGACGGGGGGTTCGACCTCTCACGCCCCCGGACTCGTGTTCCAGACGGCCGGGAACAAACTGATGACGGAGATGGCGTCGTACACGCGCGACCTCTACGACGGGTTCGGTGACTTCCGGACGTGCGGTGGCATCGAAGTCGCCTACTCCGAAGCGCGCTGGGACTTCCTCAAACGCAAGCGCGAGTGGGGACAGTCTTACGGCATCGACGAGGGCGAACTCCTCACGCCCGAAGAGGTCGAAGCCCGCGTTCCACAGGTAAACCCTGACGTCATCTACGGCGGGTACTACGTCCCGTCGGACGGGAAGGCTGACGCCGTCAGCGCCGCCGAGTCGATGGCGGAGGAGGCGCGCGAGGTCGGCGTCGAGTTCTACGGCCACACCGAGGTCACGGACATCGACATCTCTGACGGCAGTATCGACGCGGTCGACACCGAACACGGTCGAATCGAGGCCGACGAGGTGCTCGTCGCCACGAACATCTGGGGGCCGCTGTTCGGCGAGATGGTCGGCACGGACATCCCGCTCGTTCCCTGCGCACACCAGTATCTCGTCTCCGACGAACTGGACGAACTCGAAGGCGCAGAGCGCGAAATCGAACAGCCGCTCCTCCGGCATCAGGACCACTCGCTGTACTACCGCCAGCACGGCGAGCGCTACGGTATCGGCTCGTACAACCACGAGTCGCTCCTCGTCGACCCGGCGGATATCTACGGTCCCGATAAGCTCGACGACCTCGGACTCGAATACCCGTCGCTCCGCGAGTTCACGGCGGAGCACTTCTACGAGAACACCCACCCGGACCACGACCGGTCGGCCTTCGACGCCGCCAGCGAACTCATCCCCGGCTTCGAGGACTGCGAGTGGACTTCCGCCATCAACGGCATGTTCTCGTTCACGCCCGACGGCATGCCCATCCTCGGACCGGACGAGGACACGGACGGACTCTGGTGGGCGCTCGCCGTCTGGGTCACGCAGTCCGGCGGCGCGGGCGACATCGTCGCCAGCTGGATGGAAGACGGAACGCCGCGACTCGACGGTTCTCGAGTCAACGCTTCCGGCGCGCACGTCTCCCGGTTCCAATCGCACACGGGCAGTCGAGAGTACACCTACGGGCGCGGCGCACAGCAGTACCGCGAGGTGTACCAGCTCATCCACCCGCGCGAACAGCCGGACGGACAGCGGGCCCTCCGCCGGAGCCCGTTTTACGACCGGCAGGCCGACCTCGGCGCGGAGTTCTACGACAGCGACGGCTGGGAGGTCCCGCAGTGGTACGAGTCCAACGAGACGCTCCTCGAGACGTACGACGTTCCGGACCGCCCCGACTGGCTCTCGCAGAACTGGTCGAAGGTCCACGGCGCGGAACACCAGCACCTCCGCGAGAAGGTCGGCATGGTCGATATGACGACCTTCACGCCCATCGAAGTGACGGGGCCGGGCGCGCTGGAGTTCCTGCAGGGACTCCTGACGAACGACATGGACGTCACGCCGGGCCGGATGCGCTACTCGGCGATGCTCAACGAAGACGGCGGCGTGCTCGCCGACCTGACGGTCGCCCGCCTCGGAGACGAACGGTTCGTGCTGTTCACCGGGGGCGGAAGCTCGGCGACGCTCCACTCGCGGTGGGTCAAAGAGCACGCGCCCGACGACGGCTCCGTCGACGTGACCGCGCACGTCTCCAGTCGGACCGGCATCGGCGTCTTCGGACCCGACTCCCGGAAGGTGCTTTCGGACCTCGTCGAGGCCGACCTCTCGAACGACGAGTTCCCGTTCTACTCCGCACAGGAGACCTACCTCGGAAGCATCCCCGTGACCATGCTTCGACTCTCGTACGCCGGCGAACTCGGCTGGGAAATCTACACCCCGACCGAGTACGGGAGCCAGCTCTGGGACGCGATTCAGGAGGCCGGCGAGGAGTACGACATCGCGCCCGTCGGCTGGGCCGCGCTCGACTCGACGAGCATGGAGAAGGGATTCCGCCTCTGGGGGACGGACCTCACGCCCGAACACAACCCGTACGAGGCCGGCATCGGCTTCGCGGTCGACCTCGACACCGACTTCGTCGGGAAGGCGGCGCTCGTGGAGGACAAAAACGACGACAGCCCGAGCGGCCGAATCGTCCCGATAACGCTCGACGAGGAGGAAGCCGTCGTCGACGCGGGCCACCCGGTGCTCGCCGACGGCGACCTCGTCGGCTACTGCTGTCGGGCGGACTACGGCTACACTATCGACGCCGGCATCGCGTACGCGTACCTCCCCGAGGAGTACGCCAGTTCGGGGCAGGACGTCGAAATTCGGTACGAGGGCGACGCCTACCCCGCGACGGTCCGGTCGGGGCCGCTTTTCGACCCCGACCGCGACAAGATGATTCGGTGA
- a CDS encoding BCCT family transporter codes for MTNSNDSSDRSTNDLQADVFYPETEREPGDGNIQRWGLDIHPVVFPAALLVIGVFVAATLILGEQAASVYSAVRGFFEGNFGWFFLLSVNLFIVVLAYFALSKYGKITLGGVEAEKEFSDFSWMAMLFSAGMGIGLMFYSVSEPLYYFTNVPGFFDAEAGSGGAGIAAMTQTFFHWGFHPWAIYGLVGLGLAFFSFNRGLPLTFRSIFWPLLGERIYGWPGHLIDLVSVFATLFGLATSLGLGVAQINTGLSYILGESMLGVLSVPNNTGMQIGLIAVITLIATASVAAGLEDGIRRLSTLNVFLMFVLLAFVLVAGATMSIFGAWVQGLGNYFSDFLSLAFFTGTLGDGASTVNGWTVFYWAWWIAWSPFVGMFVARISKGRTVREFVFGVFVLPSLFSTVWLSAFGGSALFNSLQGNGAVLSTYGEAGQTVAMFALLEQFPFSAVTGLLAVTLVVTFFVTSSDSGSLVVDHLTSGGKHDVPRTQRIFWAVVEGLVAALLLYGGGLGALQTAAIATGFPFAVVLVVMCYTVYLGLDKEYELLQSEEFAERIENLADEDIDIDVGRSRTSVVTNVQENPGTTDD; via the coding sequence ATGACGAATAGCAACGATTCGTCCGACCGGTCGACGAACGACTTGCAGGCGGACGTATTCTACCCCGAGACGGAGCGCGAACCCGGCGACGGAAACATCCAGCGGTGGGGGCTCGATATCCATCCCGTCGTCTTCCCGGCCGCGCTCTTGGTCATCGGCGTCTTCGTCGCGGCGACGCTCATTCTCGGCGAGCAGGCGGCGAGCGTCTACTCGGCCGTCAGGGGCTTTTTCGAGGGTAACTTCGGGTGGTTCTTCCTCCTGTCGGTGAACCTCTTTATCGTGGTCTTGGCGTACTTCGCGCTGAGTAAGTACGGAAAGATAACGCTCGGCGGTGTCGAGGCCGAAAAGGAGTTCAGCGACTTCTCGTGGATGGCGATGCTGTTCAGCGCGGGCATGGGTATTGGGCTCATGTTCTACAGCGTCTCGGAGCCGCTGTACTACTTCACCAACGTCCCCGGCTTCTTCGACGCCGAGGCCGGGTCCGGCGGTGCGGGTATCGCGGCGATGACACAGACGTTCTTCCATTGGGGATTCCACCCGTGGGCCATCTACGGTCTCGTGGGACTGGGGCTCGCGTTCTTCTCGTTCAACAGGGGGCTCCCACTCACCTTCCGGTCGATTTTCTGGCCGCTCCTCGGCGAGCGAATCTACGGCTGGCCGGGCCACCTCATCGACCTCGTGTCGGTGTTCGCGACGCTGTTCGGCCTCGCCACGTCGCTCGGCCTCGGCGTCGCACAGATAAACACGGGCCTGTCGTACATCCTCGGCGAGAGCATGCTCGGCGTCCTGAGCGTTCCGAACAACACGGGGATGCAGATCGGGCTCATCGCCGTGATTACCCTCATCGCCACCGCGTCGGTCGCGGCCGGCCTCGAAGACGGCATCCGGCGTCTGAGCACGCTGAACGTCTTTCTGATGTTCGTCCTGTTGGCGTTCGTGCTCGTCGCCGGCGCGACGATGAGCATCTTCGGCGCGTGGGTGCAGGGTCTCGGGAACTACTTCAGCGACTTCCTCTCGCTCGCGTTCTTCACCGGGACGCTCGGCGACGGCGCGTCAACCGTCAACGGCTGGACGGTGTTCTACTGGGCGTGGTGGATTGCTTGGTCACCGTTCGTCGGTATGTTCGTCGCGCGCATCTCGAAGGGGCGGACGGTCCGCGAGTTCGTCTTCGGCGTGTTCGTCCTGCCGTCGCTGTTCTCGACGGTCTGGCTCTCGGCGTTCGGCGGGAGCGCGCTGTTCAACTCGCTCCAGGGTAACGGCGCAGTCCTCTCGACTTACGGCGAGGCCGGACAGACGGTCGCGATGTTCGCGCTCCTCGAACAGTTCCCGTTCAGCGCCGTCACGGGACTGCTCGCCGTGACGCTCGTGGTGACGTTCTTCGTGACCTCCTCCGACTCGGGGTCGCTCGTCGTCGACCACCTCACGTCGGGCGGCAAGCACGACGTGCCGCGGACCCAACGCATCTTCTGGGCGGTCGTCGAGGGCCTCGTCGCGGCGCTTCTCCTCTACGGCGGCGGCCTCGGCGCGCTCCAGACCGCGGCCATCGCGACGGGATTCCCGTTCGCCGTCGTCCTCGTCGTCATGTGCTACACGGTCTATCTCGGTCTCGACAAGGAGTACGAACTCCTGCAGTCCGAGGAGTTCGCCGAGCGAATCGAGAACTTGGCGGACGAGGACATCGACATCGACGTCGGTCGCTCTCGGACGTCGGTCGTGACCAACGTCCAAGAGAACCCCGGCACGACGGACGACTAA